The following coding sequences are from one Comamonas koreensis window:
- the tyrS gene encoding tyrosine--tRNA ligase, producing the protein MNQSTVTTYPVTDRVQEALQVSLRGVDELLPQEEWVKKLAKSEATGVPLRIKLGLDPTAPDIHIGHTVVLNKMRQLQDLGHTVIFLIGDFTTLIGDPSGRNSTRPPLTAAQIQVNAETYREQAYKVLDPSKTELRYNSEWCDKLGARGMIELSAKYTVARMMERNDFHTRFNEGSSISLHEFLYPLLQGYDSVALKSDLELGGTDQKFNLMMGRHLQAEYGQESQCVLTMPLLVGLDGVHKMSKSKNNYIGITEDANTMFAKVLSISDDLMWDWFTLLSFMGLPEIAALKLEIEGGRNPKDAKVLLAKEITARFHSAAAADAAEQDFINRSKGGIPDDIPEVALSGAPLGIGALLKQANLAPSTSEANRLIDGGGVRVDGVVIEDKGLKLPAGTFVVQVGKRKFARVTLA; encoded by the coding sequence ATGAATCAATCGACTGTTACAACTTACCCTGTTACCGACCGTGTGCAAGAGGCTTTGCAGGTAAGTCTGCGTGGGGTGGATGAGCTGCTGCCACAGGAGGAATGGGTCAAAAAACTGGCCAAATCCGAGGCGACGGGTGTGCCCCTGCGCATCAAGCTGGGCCTGGATCCCACGGCCCCGGACATCCACATTGGCCACACCGTGGTGCTCAACAAGATGCGCCAGTTGCAGGACCTGGGCCATACCGTGATCTTCCTGATCGGCGATTTCACCACCCTGATTGGCGACCCCTCGGGCCGCAACAGCACCCGGCCGCCGCTGACGGCTGCGCAGATCCAGGTGAACGCTGAGACCTACCGCGAGCAGGCCTACAAGGTGCTCGACCCGAGCAAGACCGAGCTGCGCTACAACAGCGAGTGGTGCGACAAGCTGGGCGCGCGCGGCATGATCGAGCTGTCGGCCAAGTACACCGTCGCGCGCATGATGGAGCGCAACGACTTCCACACCCGTTTCAACGAAGGCAGCTCCATCAGCCTGCACGAGTTCCTCTACCCGCTGCTGCAGGGCTATGACTCGGTGGCGCTCAAGAGCGACCTGGAGCTGGGCGGCACCGACCAGAAGTTCAACCTGATGATGGGCCGCCACCTGCAGGCCGAATATGGCCAGGAATCGCAGTGCGTGCTCACCATGCCGCTCTTGGTGGGCCTGGACGGCGTGCACAAGATGTCCAAGTCCAAGAACAACTACATCGGCATCACCGAAGACGCCAACACCATGTTTGCCAAGGTGCTGTCGATCTCGGACGACCTGATGTGGGACTGGTTCACGTTGCTGTCCTTCATGGGCCTGCCCGAAATCGCCGCGCTCAAGTTGGAGATCGAAGGCGGCCGCAACCCCAAGGACGCCAAGGTGCTGCTGGCCAAGGAAATCACTGCGCGCTTCCACAGCGCGGCTGCAGCCGATGCGGCCGAGCAGGATTTCATCAACCGCAGCAAGGGCGGAATTCCGGACGACATCCCCGAAGTGGCGCTCAGCGGCGCGCCGCTGGGCATTGGCGCGCTGCTCAAGCAGGCCAACCTGGCACCATCGACCAGCGAAGCCAACCGCCTGATCGACGGCGGCGGTGTGCGTGTGGATGGCGTGGTGATCGAAGACAAGGGCCTGAAGCTGCCTGCCGGCACCTTTGTCGTGCAAGTGGGCAAGCGCAAGTTTGCCCGCGTGACCTTGGCCTAA
- a CDS encoding LysR substrate-binding domain-containing protein: MPDLPLPPSLLRTRPIAVGHLRAFLAVARYLNFRAAAEELALTQSAVSRQIQALEDEVGIALFLRHTRAVELTSAGAQLQRAVSPAIERIDSAVRLIRQTSGRKSVAITTWASFASMWLIPRMEAFQRDNPEIDIRIDATDNVLDLETSDVDLALRYSLPQHASNGAQRLFGEQLAVVASPWLLQSHPRIHQPADVARHTLIEAGDAHRLQHLDWLTWERWLELHGCGNLQPKRWLYLNYAHQIAQAALTGQGLALARMPLVADALANGDLVEVLPEYRMDSPLAYWLLIGPRSQQRPEVTAFCAWLQLQAAATRTAIGDTTGS, translated from the coding sequence ATGCCAGACCTGCCTCTGCCGCCTTCCCTGCTCCGCACCCGGCCCATCGCCGTGGGCCATCTGCGTGCTTTTCTGGCGGTAGCTCGCTACCTGAACTTTCGCGCCGCCGCCGAGGAGTTGGCGTTGACCCAGTCGGCCGTCAGCCGCCAGATCCAGGCGCTGGAAGACGAGGTCGGCATTGCGCTGTTTTTGCGCCATACCCGCGCGGTGGAGCTAACCAGCGCCGGCGCCCAGCTGCAGCGCGCCGTGTCGCCGGCCATCGAGCGCATCGACTCTGCCGTGCGCCTGATTCGCCAGACCAGCGGCCGCAAGAGTGTGGCCATCACCACCTGGGCCAGCTTTGCCTCGATGTGGCTGATCCCGCGCATGGAGGCCTTCCAGCGCGACAACCCTGAGATCGACATCCGCATCGATGCCACCGACAACGTGCTTGACCTCGAAACATCGGATGTGGACCTGGCGCTGCGCTACAGCCTGCCCCAGCATGCCAGCAACGGCGCCCAGCGTTTGTTTGGCGAGCAACTGGCCGTCGTTGCCAGCCCCTGGTTGCTGCAAAGCCACCCGCGCATCCACCAGCCCGCCGATGTGGCCCGCCACACCTTGATCGAGGCAGGTGACGCCCACCGCCTGCAGCACCTGGACTGGCTGACCTGGGAGCGCTGGCTGGAGCTGCACGGCTGCGGCAATCTGCAGCCCAAACGCTGGCTCTACCTCAACTACGCGCACCAGATCGCGCAGGCCGCCCTGACCGGCCAGGGCCTGGCGCTGGCACGCATGCCGCTGGTGGCCGATGCGCTGGCCAATGGCGATCTGGTCGAAGTGCTGCCCGAGTACCGCATGGATTCGCCGCTGGCCTACTGGCTGCTGATCGGCCCGCGCAGCCAGCAGCGCCCCGAAGTGACGGCCTTTTGCGCCTGGCTGCAGCTGCAGGCCGCCGCTACCCGCACCGCCATCGGGGATACCACCGGCAGCTGA
- a CDS encoding M23 family metallopeptidase, which translates to MNNGFITAGSLVIRQLVNTAQTHPKRLAAALAVMLMTGGGAAFAVAELGPNPSDMPVQTVEYPVESLASDISIADLVDGPGFSLYRTDEVRSNDTPESLLRRLGVADPAAAAFIRSNAKARSAIIGKAGRQITAETTQSHELTTLTVRWAGDSSDVFQRFSIRKADGKFDTLTEFLPLTHGTRLSGGIIRSSLYAATDAASLPDNVSNQMVEVFADKIDFRRALRAGDRFSLVYETLEADGEVLGTGRLLSAEFRNNGKTHEALWFQDSPKDKGAYYNFAGESGERSYIGSPVKYTRVSSAFAMRVHPIHKTWSAHKGTDLAAPQGTPVRTVGDGLVTFAGVQNGYGNVIYIDHGNKHETVYAHLSRIAVKQGARVGKGDEIGAVGQTGWATGPHLHFEFRVAGEQRDPLAMVAESETSKPISRQARAKFDNLANSMRLALNDQMLMLETSANQ; encoded by the coding sequence TTGAACAACGGATTCATCACCGCTGGCAGCCTCGTCATTCGCCAGCTGGTCAATACCGCCCAAACACACCCCAAGCGTCTCGCTGCTGCCCTCGCCGTCATGTTGATGACCGGTGGCGGCGCCGCTTTTGCCGTGGCTGAGCTGGGCCCCAATCCGTCCGACATGCCTGTGCAGACCGTGGAATACCCCGTCGAGTCGCTGGCTTCGGACATTTCGATCGCAGACCTGGTCGACGGACCAGGTTTTTCTTTGTACCGCACCGACGAGGTGCGCAGCAACGACACGCCCGAATCCCTACTGCGCCGCCTGGGCGTGGCGGACCCGGCTGCAGCGGCCTTCATCCGCAGCAATGCCAAGGCGCGCAGCGCCATCATTGGCAAGGCCGGCCGCCAGATCACCGCCGAGACCACCCAAAGCCATGAGCTGACCACCCTCACGGTGCGCTGGGCCGGTGACAGCAGCGATGTGTTCCAGCGCTTTAGCATCCGCAAGGCCGATGGCAAGTTCGACACCCTGACCGAATTCCTGCCGCTGACCCATGGCACGCGCCTGTCGGGCGGCATCATCCGCAGCTCGCTGTATGCGGCCACCGATGCAGCCAGCCTGCCCGACAACGTCTCGAACCAGATGGTCGAGGTGTTTGCCGACAAGATCGATTTCCGCCGTGCGCTGCGCGCCGGTGACCGCTTCTCGCTGGTCTACGAAACGCTGGAAGCCGATGGCGAGGTGCTGGGCACCGGCCGCCTGCTGAGCGCCGAGTTCCGCAACAACGGCAAGACCCATGAGGCGCTGTGGTTCCAGGACTCGCCCAAGGACAAGGGCGCCTACTACAACTTCGCCGGCGAAAGCGGCGAGCGCAGCTACATCGGCTCGCCGGTCAAATACACCCGCGTCTCCAGCGCCTTTGCGATGCGCGTGCACCCCATCCACAAGACCTGGTCGGCCCACAAGGGCACCGACCTGGCTGCCCCGCAAGGCACGCCCGTGCGCACCGTGGGCGATGGCCTGGTCACCTTTGCCGGCGTGCAAAACGGCTACGGCAATGTGATCTACATCGACCACGGCAACAAGCACGAAACCGTCTACGCCCATTTGAGCCGCATCGCCGTCAAGCAAGGCGCGCGCGTGGGCAAGGGCGACGAGATCGGTGCCGTCGGCCAGACCGGCTGGGCCACCGGACCGCACCTGCATTTTGAGTTCCGCGTCGCTGGGGAGCAGCGTGACCCGCTGGCCATGGTCGCCGAGAGCGAAACCAGCAAACCGATCAGCCGCCAGGCCCGCGCCAAGTTTGACAACCTGGCCAACAGCATGCGCCTGGCGCTGAACGACCAGATGCTGATGCTCGAGACCAGCGCCAACCAGTAA
- the glmU gene encoding bifunctional UDP-N-acetylglucosamine diphosphorylase/glucosamine-1-phosphate N-acetyltransferase GlmU has product MTAPLDIIIMAAGKGTRMKSRHPKVLQKLAGRALLQHVLDTAAQLQARSAVVITGHGADQVEAAIGQSSAGISQLAFARQEPQLGTGHAVQQAVPLLADEGMAIVLSGDVPLTQADTLQGLLNAAGSDRMALLTVNMPDPTGYGRIVRNAEGTVQRIVEQKDANADERAITEVYSGIMAVPLRWLKPWLAQLNNHNAQGEYYLTDVVAMAVADGVAVEGHCIADVLQVAGINSPQQLAELERAHQMRQAQALMAQGVRMADPARFDLRDDARGGKAQLICGQDVEIDVGCIFGGQVRIGDGARIGAYCHISNAEIAADAVIHPFTHIDGEATGAQVGEGALVGPFARLRPGAQLGKQVHIGNFVEVKNSRLADGAKANHLAYLGDAEVGERVNYGAGSITANYDGANKHRTVIEADVHVGSNCVLVAPVTIGAGGTVGGGSTITKSTPPGALSVARGKQVSIANWERPQKKS; this is encoded by the coding sequence ATGACCGCTCCACTCGACATCATCATCATGGCCGCTGGCAAGGGCACGCGCATGAAAAGCCGCCACCCCAAGGTGTTGCAGAAGCTGGCCGGGCGCGCGCTGCTGCAGCATGTGCTCGATACCGCTGCCCAGCTGCAGGCCCGCTCGGCGGTGGTGATCACCGGCCATGGTGCTGACCAGGTGGAGGCGGCCATCGGCCAGAGCAGCGCCGGCATCAGCCAGCTGGCCTTTGCGCGCCAGGAGCCGCAGCTGGGCACGGGCCACGCGGTGCAGCAGGCGGTGCCGTTGCTGGCCGATGAGGGCATGGCGATTGTGCTGTCCGGCGATGTGCCGCTGACGCAGGCGGACACCTTGCAAGGCCTGCTCAATGCCGCGGGCAGCGACCGCATGGCCCTGCTCACCGTCAACATGCCCGACCCCACAGGCTATGGCCGCATTGTGCGCAATGCCGAGGGCACGGTGCAGCGCATCGTCGAGCAAAAGGATGCGAATGCGGACGAGCGTGCGATCACAGAGGTTTACAGCGGCATCATGGCCGTGCCGCTGCGCTGGCTCAAGCCCTGGCTGGCCCAGCTGAACAACCACAACGCCCAGGGCGAGTACTACCTGACCGACGTTGTGGCGATGGCCGTTGCCGACGGCGTGGCGGTGGAAGGCCATTGCATTGCCGATGTGCTGCAGGTGGCCGGCATCAACAGCCCCCAGCAGCTGGCCGAGCTGGAGCGTGCCCACCAGATGCGCCAGGCCCAGGCGCTGATGGCCCAGGGTGTGCGCATGGCCGACCCGGCCCGTTTTGACCTGCGCGACGATGCGCGCGGCGGCAAGGCGCAGCTCATCTGCGGCCAGGATGTCGAGATCGATGTGGGCTGCATCTTTGGCGGCCAGGTGCGCATTGGTGACGGCGCGCGCATTGGCGCCTACTGCCATATCAGCAATGCCGAGATCGCGGCCGATGCGGTGATCCACCCGTTTACGCATATCGACGGCGAGGCTACGGGCGCCCAGGTGGGCGAGGGCGCGCTGGTCGGGCCCTTTGCCCGCCTGCGCCCGGGTGCCCAACTGGGCAAGCAGGTGCACATCGGCAATTTTGTCGAGGTCAAGAACTCGCGCCTGGCCGATGGTGCCAAGGCCAACCACCTGGCCTACCTGGGTGATGCCGAGGTGGGCGAGCGGGTCAACTACGGCGCGGGCAGCATCACCGCCAACTATGACGGCGCCAACAAGCACCGCACCGTGATCGAGGCCGATGTGCATGTGGGCAGCAACTGTGTGCTGGTGGCCCCGGTCACCATTGGCGCCGGTGGCACCGTGGGCGGCGGCTCCACGATCACCAAGAGCACACCGCCGGGCGCCTTGAGCGTGGCGCGCGGCAAGCAGGTCAGCATTGCCAATTGGGAGCGGCCGCAGAAGAAGTCTTGA
- a CDS encoding DUF2917 domain-containing protein: MAMSASHVLSAGSIAARPARASRAASAAAEMRILPTGKAVSFVPQRDVVLRISEGTAWVTLGLGLSNEASLQAGDLVLHAGHTVVLKAGQSVVIESKRQDALVYHFPKNQGGQPNLDEQPARWFTRFQWGKTDGSMLYNI; this comes from the coding sequence ATGGCAATGTCTGCATCTCATGTTCTGTCTGCTGGCTCCATCGCTGCGCGCCCTGCGCGTGCCAGCCGCGCTGCCTCGGCCGCTGCCGAGATGCGCATTCTGCCCACCGGCAAGGCCGTCAGCTTTGTGCCCCAGCGCGACGTCGTGCTGCGCATCTCCGAAGGCACCGCCTGGGTCACCCTGGGTCTGGGGCTGAGCAATGAAGCCAGCCTGCAAGCCGGTGACCTGGTGCTGCACGCCGGTCACACGGTCGTGCTCAAGGCCGGCCAATCGGTCGTTATCGAGAGCAAGCGCCAGGACGCGCTGGTCTACCACTTCCCCAAGAACCAGGGCGGCCAGCCCAACCTGGATGAGCAGCCCGCACGCTGGTTCACGCGCTTCCAATGGGGTAAGACCGACGGCAGCATGCTCTACAACATATAG
- a CDS encoding Bug family tripartite tricarboxylate transporter substrate binding protein, giving the protein MFNPRFGRRQALALCAALLAGAASPALQAQDFPSKPIKFIVPFGPGSGTDTSARYYAKKLQQLSGQPVVVENRPGGNGFIAVKQALSAPADGYTVFIGSNSTLAVNTALFKELPYDPQKDFAPLTMMMRAPAIVVAPGDADTRQLKDLVAKAQASPGKINFGAGSAGYQLMGELFNDVAKVQTVHVPFKGAGEVATAVAGHTVDYAFAEATSVQELIKAGRLTGLAVASDSRVAALPNVPTAREAGLPGIEAYTWVGAMVNSKTPADTSAKLAGWFMQIATEPETQQFYANLGATAMSGGPAQMRQFQADEIALWKRIATQAKIELQ; this is encoded by the coding sequence ATGTTCAACCCTCGCTTTGGCCGCCGGCAGGCGCTGGCGCTGTGTGCGGCGCTGCTCGCGGGCGCCGCCAGCCCGGCGCTGCAGGCCCAGGACTTTCCCAGCAAGCCCATCAAATTCATCGTGCCCTTTGGGCCGGGCAGCGGCACCGATACGTCGGCGCGCTACTACGCCAAAAAGCTGCAGCAGCTCAGCGGCCAGCCGGTGGTGGTGGAGAACCGGCCCGGCGGCAATGGCTTTATTGCGGTCAAGCAGGCCTTGTCTGCTCCGGCCGATGGCTACACCGTCTTTATTGGCAGCAACTCCACCTTGGCGGTGAACACGGCGCTGTTCAAGGAGCTGCCCTATGACCCGCAAAAGGACTTTGCGCCGCTGACGATGATGATGCGCGCGCCGGCCATTGTCGTGGCGCCGGGGGATGCCGATACCAGGCAGCTCAAGGATTTGGTGGCCAAGGCCCAGGCCAGCCCGGGCAAGATCAACTTTGGCGCGGGCTCGGCCGGCTACCAGCTGATGGGTGAGCTGTTCAACGATGTGGCCAAGGTGCAGACCGTGCATGTGCCCTTCAAGGGCGCGGGCGAAGTGGCCACCGCCGTGGCCGGCCACACGGTGGACTACGCCTTTGCCGAGGCCACCTCGGTGCAGGAGCTGATCAAGGCCGGGCGGCTGACGGGCCTGGCCGTCGCCTCCGACAGCCGCGTGGCCGCCCTGCCCAACGTGCCCACCGCCCGCGAAGCGGGCCTGCCGGGCATCGAGGCCTACACCTGGGTGGGCGCGATGGTCAACAGCAAGACGCCGGCGGACACCAGCGCCAAGCTGGCGGGCTGGTTCATGCAGATTGCGACCGAGCCCGAAACCCAGCAGTTCTATGCCAACCTGGGCGCCACGGCGATGAGCGGCGGCCCGGCGCAGATGCGCCAGTTCCAGGCCGATGAGATTGCGCTGTGGAAGCGCATTGCGACCCAGGCCAAGATTGAGCTGCAGTAA